Proteins encoded within one genomic window of Micromonospora halotolerans:
- a CDS encoding manganese catalase family protein codes for MFTHMKDLQFEAKPDGPDAAFARRLQEILGGKWGEMTVANQYLYQGWNCRLPGKYKDLLLDVGTEEMGHVEMIATMITRLLEKAPLSLSEAAEDNPMVGAIYGGSNPAHFIHGGGGALPVDSSGVPWNGNFITASGNLMADFQLNVTAEAQGRLQVSRLFNMTDDPGVKQMLRFLLARDTMHQNMWMAAIEQLKEDGLEEMPVPDAFTDSKEFTEEFSYTYLDFSPGQDAAEGRWASGPSPDGKGEFRYDHSPRAHAPEPVLPPGDPRLYGTNPGMAGKVATKVKSKVT; via the coding sequence ATGTTCACGCACATGAAGGACCTGCAGTTCGAGGCGAAGCCGGACGGGCCGGACGCCGCGTTCGCCCGCCGGCTGCAGGAGATCCTGGGCGGCAAGTGGGGCGAGATGACCGTGGCCAACCAGTACCTGTACCAGGGCTGGAACTGCCGGCTGCCCGGAAAGTACAAGGACCTGCTGCTCGACGTCGGCACCGAGGAGATGGGCCACGTCGAGATGATCGCCACGATGATCACCCGGCTGCTGGAGAAGGCGCCGCTGTCGCTCTCCGAGGCGGCCGAGGACAACCCGATGGTCGGCGCCATCTACGGCGGCTCGAACCCGGCGCACTTCATCCACGGTGGTGGCGGCGCCCTGCCGGTCGACAGCTCCGGCGTGCCGTGGAACGGCAACTTCATCACCGCCAGCGGCAACCTGATGGCCGACTTCCAGCTCAACGTCACCGCCGAGGCCCAGGGCCGGCTCCAGGTCTCCCGCCTGTTCAACATGACCGACGACCCGGGCGTCAAGCAGATGCTCCGCTTCCTGCTGGCCCGCGACACCATGCACCAGAACATGTGGATGGCGGCCATCGAGCAGCTCAAGGAGGACGGCCTGGAGGAGATGCCGGTGCCGGACGCCTTCACCGACTCGAAGGAGTTCACCGAGGAGTTCAGCTACACGTACCTGGACTTCTCACCGGGGCAGGACGCGGCCGAGGGCCGGTGGGCCTCCGGCCCCTCCCCCGACGGCAAGGGCGAGTTCCGCTACGACCACAGCCCGCGGGCGCACGCCCCCGAGCCGGTCCTGCCGCCGGGCGACCCCCGCCTGTACGGCACCAACCCGGGCATGGCCGGCAAGGTCGCCACCAAGGTCAAGAGCAAGGTCACCTGA
- a CDS encoding IucA/IucC family protein, with protein sequence MTTPSAAVDHLTPELWAAANRHLVRKALAEFAHERLVTPEPQGSGHYRVRSDDGSAQYRFAARQLALNHWWIDPAGLTRHVDGREAPLDAVDLCLELRGALGLTDAVLPVYLEEITSTLAGLAYKLARPELTVAELVEADFQRIETAMTEGHPCFVANSGRIGWGVHDHHRYAPEAGQPVRLLWLAAHRDHTTFTCAADLDYDTHVRAELGEETLAAFARTLTGLGLDPADYLLLPVHPWQWWNKLAVTFAGEVARRHLVPLGEGPDEHLAQQSVRTFFNVTDPNRHYVKTALSVLNMGFMRGLSAAYMEHTPAINDWLAGLIAADPVFARAGLSIIRERAAIGYRHRQFEAATDRYSPYRKMLAALWRESPVPGLEPGRRLATMASLLHVDRAGRSFAGALIAGSGLAPADWLRRYLDAYLVPVLHALHAYDLAFMPHGENVILVLRDDVVERVVFKDIAEEIVVMDPAADLPEAVSRIRAAVPEDEKVLAVFTDVFDSFLRHLNAILTTEGILDEEDFWRTVAECVRAYTESVPHLADRHDLFAPEFALSCLNRLQLRNNQQMVDLADPSAALQFVGTLANPLAPYAPRP encoded by the coding sequence GTGACCACCCCCTCCGCCGCCGTCGACCACCTCACCCCCGAGCTGTGGGCCGCCGCCAACCGCCACCTGGTCCGCAAGGCCCTGGCCGAGTTCGCCCACGAACGGCTCGTCACCCCCGAGCCCCAGGGCTCCGGCCACTACCGGGTACGCAGCGACGACGGCAGCGCCCAGTACCGCTTCGCGGCCCGGCAGCTCGCCCTGAACCACTGGTGGATCGACCCGGCCGGCCTGACCCGGCACGTCGACGGGCGGGAGGCCCCGCTCGACGCGGTCGACCTCTGCCTGGAGCTGCGCGGCGCGCTCGGCCTCACCGACGCCGTCCTGCCCGTCTACCTCGAGGAGATCACCTCCACCCTGGCCGGGCTGGCCTACAAGCTGGCCCGGCCCGAGCTGACGGTGGCCGAGCTGGTCGAGGCGGACTTCCAGCGGATCGAGACCGCGATGACCGAGGGTCACCCGTGCTTCGTGGCCAACAGCGGCCGGATCGGCTGGGGGGTGCACGACCACCACCGGTACGCCCCGGAGGCCGGGCAGCCGGTCCGCCTGCTCTGGCTCGCCGCCCACCGCGACCACACCACCTTCACCTGCGCCGCCGACCTGGACTACGACACCCACGTCCGGGCCGAACTCGGCGAGGAGACCCTCGCGGCATTCGCCCGTACCCTCACCGGGCTCGGCCTCGACCCGGCCGACTACCTGCTGCTGCCGGTGCACCCCTGGCAGTGGTGGAACAAGCTGGCCGTCACCTTCGCCGGCGAGGTGGCCCGGCGCCACCTGGTGCCGCTGGGGGAGGGACCGGACGAGCACCTGGCGCAGCAGTCGGTGCGTACCTTCTTCAACGTCACCGACCCGAACCGGCACTACGTGAAGACCGCGCTCTCGGTGCTCAACATGGGCTTCATGCGCGGGCTGTCCGCCGCCTACATGGAGCACACCCCGGCCATCAACGACTGGCTGGCCGGCCTGATCGCCGCCGATCCGGTGTTCGCGCGGGCCGGGCTGTCGATCATCCGGGAGCGGGCCGCGATCGGCTACCGGCACCGGCAGTTCGAGGCGGCCACCGACCGGTACTCGCCGTACCGGAAGATGCTCGCCGCCCTCTGGCGGGAGAGCCCGGTGCCCGGGCTGGAGCCCGGCCGGCGCCTGGCCACCATGGCGTCGCTGCTGCACGTCGACCGGGCCGGCCGCTCGTTCGCCGGTGCGCTGATCGCCGGCTCCGGGCTGGCCCCCGCGGACTGGCTGCGCCGCTACCTGGACGCCTACCTCGTGCCGGTGCTGCACGCGCTGCACGCGTACGACCTGGCGTTCATGCCGCACGGCGAGAACGTCATCCTGGTGCTCCGCGACGACGTGGTCGAGCGGGTGGTCTTCAAGGACATCGCCGAGGAGATCGTGGTGATGGACCCGGCGGCCGACCTGCCCGAGGCGGTGAGCCGGATCCGGGCCGCCGTGCCCGAGGACGAGAAGGTGCTCGCCGTCTTCACCGACGTGTTCGACTCGTTCCTGCGCCACCTCAACGCCATCCTGACCACCGAGGGGATCCTCGACGAGGAGGACTTCTGGCGGACCGTGGCCGAGTGCGTCCGGGCGTACACGGAGTCGGTGCCGCACCTGGCCGACCGGCACGACCTGTTCGCCCCGGAGTTCGCGCTGTCCTGTCTGAACCGGCTGCAACTGCGCAACAACCAGCAGATGGTCGACCTGGCGGACCCTTCGGCGGCGCTCCAGTTCGTCGGGACGCTGGCCAACCCCCTCGCCCCGTACGCCCCGCGGCCGTGA
- a CDS encoding MFS transporter has protein sequence MTGRLGTLTTLYVTQYLGVGFITVGLTAILRDGGTSLETLALLQIVGLVWPVKFLWAPILDRYGSRDRGHYRSWLLVLQTGLVLALAALLPFDRPADQLGPVVAVCLAYVLLSATQDIAVDAVAVRLLPAGARGTGNGIQVAASYLGNLLGGGACVVVYDRYGWRPAILLLAALTAVGLLVVWRFREPPRTDRVLSTAHAYRALLSVFAQPGCRWWTFGVVPLLYVGAGAAYALVSPALVDAGWSLQRIGVVTGVVTSVPAIAAGLLAGLGIGRYGRARVLVVAGASLVVSTLLLLPLLTGRAPLAGTVVALGLFLAAYTVANVVLYTVNMGYSRPDTGGTDFTVLSSFGLVCSFVAASAGLAAADRLGYPAVALGCVVLVGLAVVAGVVHQRRFPAGPGPAEVTRAGVSSSDLLTPAS, from the coding sequence GTGACCGGCCGCCTGGGCACGCTGACCACGCTCTACGTCACCCAGTACCTCGGGGTGGGCTTCATCACCGTCGGGCTGACCGCGATCCTGCGCGACGGCGGCACCTCGCTGGAGACCCTCGCGCTGCTGCAGATCGTCGGTCTCGTGTGGCCGGTCAAGTTCCTCTGGGCCCCGATCCTCGACCGGTACGGCTCGCGCGACCGCGGCCACTACCGCTCCTGGCTGCTGGTGCTCCAGACCGGGCTGGTGCTGGCGCTGGCCGCGCTGCTGCCCTTCGACCGCCCCGCCGACCAGCTCGGCCCGGTCGTCGCGGTCTGCCTCGCGTACGTGCTGCTCTCCGCCACCCAGGACATCGCGGTGGACGCCGTGGCCGTGCGGCTGCTCCCGGCCGGCGCCCGGGGCACCGGCAACGGCATCCAGGTCGCCGCGAGCTACCTGGGCAACCTGCTCGGCGGCGGCGCCTGCGTGGTGGTCTACGACCGGTACGGCTGGCGGCCGGCGATCCTGCTGCTGGCCGCCCTGACCGCGGTCGGCCTGCTGGTGGTGTGGCGGTTCCGCGAGCCGCCCCGGACCGACCGGGTGCTCTCCACGGCGCACGCGTACCGGGCGCTGCTGTCCGTGTTCGCCCAGCCGGGCTGCCGGTGGTGGACCTTCGGCGTGGTGCCGCTGCTCTATGTCGGGGCCGGTGCGGCGTACGCGCTGGTCAGCCCGGCGCTGGTGGACGCCGGCTGGTCGCTTCAGCGGATCGGTGTGGTCACCGGCGTGGTGACCAGCGTGCCCGCGATCGCGGCCGGCCTGCTGGCCGGGCTGGGCATCGGCCGGTACGGCCGCGCCCGCGTGCTGGTGGTGGCCGGCGCCTCGCTGGTGGTGTCCACGCTGCTGTTGCTGCCGCTGCTCACCGGCCGCGCGCCGCTGGCCGGGACGGTGGTCGCGCTCGGCCTGTTCCTGGCGGCGTACACGGTGGCCAACGTGGTGCTCTACACGGTCAACATGGGCTACTCCCGGCCGGACACCGGCGGCACCGACTTCACGGTGCTCTCCTCGTTCGGGCTGGTCTGCTCGTTCGTGGCCGCCTCGGCCGGCCTGGCGGCGGCCGACCGGCTGGGATATCCGGCGGTCGCCCTCGGCTGCGTCGTGCTGGTCGGCCTCGCCGTGGTGGCCGGCGTGGTCCACCAGCGACGCTTCCCGGCCGGGCCGGGACCGGCAGAGGTGACCCGCGCCGGCGTGTCGTCATCCGATCTCTTGACCCCCGCGAGTTAG
- a CDS encoding lysine N(6)-hydroxylase/L-ornithine N(5)-oxygenase family protein yields MSTHDFIAVGLGPYNLGLACLTAPIADLDGLFLEARGDVDWHPGMLLESAHLQTPFLADLVTLADPTSPFSFLSYLKETGRLYPFYIRENFFPLRSEFDAYCRWAAAKLPGVRFGHEVTAIEYDPTDDRYVVHVRVDGREVTHRARRLVLGTGTPPHVPPACARLGGDVIHNSRYREHRTALRGKRSITVVGSGQSAAEIYHDLLADIDTHGYQLNWVTRSPRFFPLEYTKLTLEMTSPDYVDYFHALPEPTRYRLEAEQKGLFKGIDAELINAIFDLLYVKSVGGPVPTRLLTNTELTDAAHDPALGTYTLGLHHVEQGRDFTLETEGLVLATGYRYRVPAFLDPIRDRLRFDGHGRFDVARNYSIDHTGRGVFLQNAGTHTHSVTSPDLGMGAYRNSWIIRELTGREHYPIEKSIAFQEFGAPAGVAS; encoded by the coding sequence ATGTCGACCCACGACTTCATCGCCGTCGGGCTGGGCCCGTACAACCTCGGCCTGGCCTGCCTGACCGCCCCGATCGCCGACCTCGACGGCCTCTTCCTGGAGGCCCGCGGCGACGTCGACTGGCATCCCGGCATGCTGCTGGAGAGCGCCCACCTGCAGACCCCGTTCCTCGCCGACCTCGTCACGCTCGCCGACCCGACCTCCCCGTTCTCCTTCCTCAGCTACCTCAAGGAGACCGGCCGGCTCTACCCGTTCTACATCCGGGAGAACTTCTTCCCGCTGCGCAGCGAGTTCGACGCGTACTGCCGGTGGGCCGCCGCGAAGCTGCCCGGCGTCCGGTTCGGCCACGAGGTCACCGCCATCGAGTACGACCCGACGGACGACCGGTACGTGGTGCACGTCCGGGTGGACGGCCGCGAGGTCACCCACCGGGCGCGGCGGCTGGTGCTCGGCACCGGAACCCCGCCGCACGTGCCGCCCGCGTGCGCGCGGCTGGGCGGCGACGTGATCCACAACTCGCGGTACCGGGAGCACCGGACGGCACTGCGCGGCAAGCGGAGCATCACCGTGGTCGGCAGCGGGCAGAGCGCGGCCGAGATCTACCACGACCTGCTCGCCGACATCGACACCCACGGCTACCAGCTGAACTGGGTCACCCGCTCGCCGCGCTTCTTCCCCCTCGAATACACCAAGCTCACCCTGGAGATGACCTCCCCGGACTACGTGGACTACTTCCACGCCCTGCCCGAGCCGACCCGCTACCGCCTCGAAGCGGAGCAGAAGGGCCTGTTCAAGGGCATCGACGCCGAGCTGATCAACGCGATCTTCGACCTGCTCTACGTGAAGAGCGTGGGCGGCCCGGTGCCCACCCGGCTGCTCACCAACACCGAGCTGACCGACGCCGCCCACGACCCGGCGCTGGGGACGTACACGCTGGGGCTGCACCACGTCGAGCAGGGGCGCGACTTCACCCTGGAGACCGAGGGGCTGGTGCTGGCCACCGGCTACCGCTACCGGGTGCCCGCGTTCCTCGACCCGATCCGGGACCGGCTCCGCTTTGACGGACACGGCCGCTTCGACGTGGCCCGCAACTACAGCATCGACCACACCGGACGCGGCGTCTTCCTGCAGAACGCCGGCACCCACACGCACAGCGTCACCTCGCCGGACCTGGGCATGGGCGCCTACCGCAACTCCTGGATCATCCGGGAGCTGACCGGCCGCGAGCACTACCCGATCGAGAAGAGCATCGCGTTCCAGGAGTTCGGCGCACCGGCCGGGGTGGCCTCATGA
- a CDS encoding MFS transporter: MSALAAPAAPVGPAVLRHRWWILAVLCLAQVTVVLDNTVLTVAVPVLTTELGASTSDIQWIINAYALVLSGRLISAGSAADRYGRRRMLLAGLVLFGAGSLAAGLATTTGQLIAARAAMGVGGALLVTATLAVAVQVFEGPARQRAIGVWAATSALGFAVGPPVGGTILAHLPWQAIFLVNVPVVLVCLVAVRLLVPESRKAVTGRLDVPGVLLSTAGLTGVVWAITAGPEEGWAAPAVLAAAVAGVLLLGLFVAWEHRVADPMLDMGLFRDPRFTGAVSGVVLITFGATGALFLLTQHLQFVRGYPAWEAGLRMAPFALSIVVLNLTGVAAALIRRMGRPAAVAVGMALLAVGLLAVTYTPGDGYPVLLGGLLLMGAGCALANPAIVEAVVSALPPERAGAGAGVDGTMTEVGGSLGVAVLGAVLNARFAALLPAALAGAGSFPAALAAAGTDGERVLVRDAFRVALETGQTAGAAAVLAGGLVTAYLAAPGGPAPVTAPGPARPVRRPAARAGTG, translated from the coding sequence GTGAGTGCCCTCGCCGCACCGGCCGCCCCGGTCGGGCCGGCGGTTCTCCGGCACCGCTGGTGGATCCTGGCCGTGCTCTGCCTGGCCCAGGTGACCGTGGTGCTGGACAACACCGTGCTCACCGTGGCGGTGCCGGTGCTCACCACCGAGCTGGGCGCCAGCACCAGCGACATCCAGTGGATCATCAACGCGTACGCCCTGGTCCTGTCCGGCCGGCTGATCAGCGCGGGCAGCGCGGCCGACCGGTACGGCCGGCGGCGGATGCTGCTGGCCGGGCTGGTGCTGTTCGGGGCCGGCTCGCTGGCCGCCGGGCTGGCCACCACGACCGGCCAGCTCATCGCGGCCCGGGCCGCGATGGGCGTCGGCGGCGCACTGCTGGTCACCGCCACCCTCGCGGTGGCCGTGCAGGTCTTCGAGGGGCCCGCGCGGCAGCGGGCCATCGGGGTCTGGGCGGCGACCAGCGCCCTGGGCTTCGCCGTGGGACCGCCGGTCGGCGGGACGATCCTCGCCCACCTGCCCTGGCAGGCCATCTTCCTGGTGAACGTGCCGGTGGTGCTGGTCTGCCTGGTGGCCGTCCGGCTGCTCGTGCCGGAGTCCCGCAAGGCGGTCACCGGCCGCCTCGACGTGCCCGGCGTGCTGCTCTCCACGGCCGGGCTCACCGGCGTGGTCTGGGCCATCACGGCCGGGCCGGAGGAGGGCTGGGCCGCTCCGGCGGTGCTCGCCGCGGCCGTGGCCGGCGTGCTGCTGCTCGGCCTCTTCGTCGCCTGGGAACACCGGGTCGCCGACCCGATGCTGGACATGGGGCTGTTCCGCGACCCCCGCTTCACCGGCGCGGTCTCCGGGGTCGTGCTGATCACCTTCGGCGCGACCGGCGCGCTGTTCCTGCTCACCCAGCACCTGCAGTTCGTCCGCGGCTACCCGGCCTGGGAGGCCGGGCTGCGGATGGCGCCGTTCGCGCTCTCCATCGTGGTGCTCAACCTCACCGGGGTGGCCGCCGCGCTGATCCGCCGCATGGGCCGGCCGGCCGCGGTCGCCGTCGGCATGGCGCTGCTCGCCGTCGGGCTGCTGGCCGTCACGTACACCCCGGGCGACGGCTATCCGGTGCTGCTCGGCGGCCTGCTGCTGATGGGCGCCGGCTGCGCGCTGGCCAACCCGGCGATCGTCGAGGCGGTGGTGAGCGCGCTGCCGCCGGAGCGGGCTGGCGCCGGGGCGGGTGTCGACGGCACCATGACCGAGGTCGGCGGCAGCCTGGGCGTGGCCGTGCTCGGCGCGGTGCTCAACGCGCGGTTCGCCGCCCTGCTGCCCGCCGCGCTGGCCGGGGCCGGCTCGTTCCCGGCCGCGCTGGCCGCCGCCGGCACCGACGGCGAGCGCGTCCTGGTCCGGGACGCCTTCCGGGTGGCGCTGGAGACCGGGCAGACGGCCGGGGCGGCGGCCGTGCTGGCCGGTGGCCTGGTCACCGCGTACCTGGCTGCACCGGGCGGCCCGGCACCGGTGACGGCGCCGGGCCCGGCCCGGCCGGTCAGGCGACCAGCTGCCAGAGCAGGAACAGGTTGA
- a CDS encoding pyridoxal phosphate-dependent decarboxylase family protein, producing MSLSGATVPAPSAGAGPAAARDHLFTARSLDRYRGVLAEGIERVARRVASADRPFTGVGPDDLAPRVAAVDLDRPLGDTGAALDELHDVYLRDAVFFHHPRYLAHLNCPVVIPALLGEAVLSAVNSSLDTWDQSAGGTLIERRLIDWTAERIGLGPAADGVFTSGGTHSNLQALLLAREETRARAGLRPGPEALSRLRVLTSAAGHFSVQKAARLLGLGPDAVRTVDTDAQRRMRPDALAREIARCRADGQLVMAVVATAGTTDFGSIDPLPQVADICAAAGVWLHVDAAYGCGLLVSPTRRHLLDGIERADSVAVDYHKSFFQPVSSSAVLVRDRRTLRHATWHADYLNPARAVEQRIPNQVDKSLQTTRRFDALKLWLTLRIMGADAVGALFDEVVDRADEAWRLLDADPRFEVVTRPTLSTLVFRWRPAGLAADLVDDANLYAREALAASGAALVAGTRVDGAHHLKFTLLNPETTGEDVAAVLDLIAEHAGWYARTRTADELSCPVG from the coding sequence ATGAGTCTGTCCGGAGCAACGGTTCCGGCCCCCTCGGCCGGCGCCGGCCCGGCCGCCGCCCGGGACCACCTGTTCACCGCCCGCTCGCTGGACCGCTACCGGGGTGTGCTGGCCGAGGGGATCGAGCGGGTGGCCCGCCGGGTGGCGAGCGCCGACCGGCCGTTCACCGGGGTCGGCCCGGACGACCTGGCCCCGCGCGTCGCGGCCGTCGACCTCGACCGGCCGCTCGGCGACACCGGCGCGGCCCTCGACGAACTGCACGACGTCTACCTGCGCGACGCCGTGTTCTTCCACCACCCCCGGTACCTGGCCCACCTGAACTGCCCGGTGGTGATCCCGGCGCTGCTCGGCGAGGCGGTGCTCAGCGCGGTCAACTCCTCACTGGACACCTGGGACCAGAGCGCCGGCGGCACCCTCATCGAGCGCCGCCTGATCGACTGGACGGCCGAGCGGATCGGCCTCGGGCCCGCCGCCGACGGGGTGTTCACCAGCGGCGGCACCCACTCCAACCTCCAGGCGCTGCTGCTGGCCCGGGAGGAGACGCGGGCACGGGCCGGGCTGCGGCCCGGACCGGAGGCGCTGTCCCGGCTGCGGGTGCTCACCTCCGCCGCCGGCCACTTCAGCGTGCAGAAGGCGGCCCGGCTGCTCGGTCTCGGCCCGGACGCGGTCCGCACCGTCGACACCGACGCGCAGCGGCGGATGCGTCCCGACGCGCTGGCCCGGGAGATCGCCCGCTGCCGGGCGGACGGGCAGCTGGTCATGGCCGTCGTGGCCACCGCCGGCACCACCGACTTCGGCAGCATCGACCCGCTGCCGCAGGTCGCCGACATCTGCGCGGCCGCCGGCGTGTGGCTGCACGTCGACGCCGCGTACGGCTGCGGGCTGCTGGTCTCGCCGACCCGCCGGCACCTGCTCGACGGCATCGAGCGGGCCGACTCGGTGGCCGTCGACTACCACAAGTCCTTCTTCCAGCCGGTCAGCTCCAGCGCCGTGCTGGTGCGCGACCGCCGGACGCTGCGGCACGCCACCTGGCACGCCGACTACCTCAACCCGGCGCGCGCCGTCGAGCAGCGCATCCCCAACCAGGTCGACAAGAGCCTCCAGACCACCCGCCGCTTCGACGCGCTCAAGCTCTGGCTCACCCTGCGGATCATGGGCGCCGACGCGGTCGGCGCGCTCTTCGACGAGGTGGTGGACCGGGCCGACGAGGCCTGGCGCCTGCTCGACGCCGACCCCCGCTTCGAGGTGGTGACCCGGCCGACGCTGAGCACCCTGGTGTTCCGCTGGCGGCCCGCCGGACTGGCCGCCGACCTCGTCGACGACGCCAACCTGTACGCCCGCGAGGCGCTCGCCGCCTCCGGCGCCGCGCTCGTCGCGGGCACCCGGGTCGACGGCGCCCACCACCTGAAGTTCACCCTGCTCAACCCCGAGACCACCGGGGAGGACGTCGCCGCGGTGCTCGACCTGATCGCCGAACACGCCGGCTGGTACGCCCGCACCCGCACCGCCGACGAGCTGTCCTGCCCGGTCGGCTGA
- a CDS encoding siderophore-interacting protein, giving the protein MKRNWEALVLRAMGGRNFRLTVLDTEPVGDRYRRLLMDGGDLLDACSVHPTMWIRLWFDNDGKPHQRAYTLVDPDPATGRFHLEFALHDGCAARWAETAAAGDTIEATVQGSAFALPEPAPRHLYLVGDAASLPAVNSLLDAAADVPATVWLEYAHDGERALEPRAREHHEVTWIPRGADGEGLVKTVRDALPAADDAHYWVAAEAASTRDITRHLRRTLGVGKHQVTSLGYWSVR; this is encoded by the coding sequence GTGAAGCGGAACTGGGAAGCGCTCGTGCTGCGCGCCATGGGCGGGCGGAACTTCCGGCTCACCGTGCTCGACACCGAGCCGGTCGGCGACCGGTACCGGCGGCTGCTGATGGACGGCGGCGACCTGCTGGACGCCTGCAGCGTGCACCCCACCATGTGGATCCGGCTCTGGTTCGACAACGACGGCAAGCCGCACCAGCGGGCGTACACCCTGGTCGATCCCGACCCGGCCACCGGCCGGTTCCACCTGGAGTTCGCCCTCCACGACGGGTGCGCCGCCCGCTGGGCGGAGACCGCGGCCGCCGGCGACACCATCGAGGCCACCGTCCAGGGCAGCGCCTTCGCCCTGCCCGAGCCGGCCCCGCGCCACCTCTACCTGGTCGGCGACGCCGCCTCGCTGCCGGCGGTGAACAGCCTGCTCGACGCCGCCGCCGACGTGCCGGCCACGGTCTGGCTCGAGTACGCCCACGATGGCGAGCGGGCGCTGGAGCCGCGCGCCCGCGAGCACCACGAGGTCACCTGGATCCCGCGCGGCGCCGACGGCGAGGGCCTCGTGAAGACCGTCCGGGACGCGCTGCCGGCCGCCGACGACGCGCACTACTGGGTGGCCGCCGAGGCGGCCAGCACCCGGGACATCACCCGGCACCTGCGCCGCACCCTCGGCGTCGGGAAGCACCAGGTGACCTCGCTGGGCTACTGGAGCGTCCGGTGA
- a CDS encoding Nramp family divalent metal transporter, translating into MVTNDLTIASPLQTARARGRVRGRLILLGPAFVAAVAYVDPGNFATNSTAGARYGYLLVWVVVAANLAAMLVQTLTAKLGLATGRSLPELCREHLPRPVNRVMWVQAELVAMATDLAEVIGGAVALYLLFGIPLLAGGLIVGAAAFAVLALRARGFRAFEIAIAVLLGVIVLAFAVNLLSARPDVSAAAGGLLPRMQGTDSMMLAAGILGATVMPHVIYVHSALTPNRIPAADETERRIVAKGLRTDVLLALSAAGAVNLAMLLVAASTFHGSGIPGTDTLEGVHAGLAGSLGAVAALGFAVALLLSGLASTSVGTYAGEVIMQGFLRRRVPLVVRRLVTLVPALLVLAVGVDPTRALVLSQVVLSFGIPFALIPVVAFTRRRDLMGSLVNRPATTAVASVITALVVALNLFLLWQLVA; encoded by the coding sequence GTGGTCACGAACGACCTCACCATCGCGTCACCGCTGCAGACCGCCCGTGCGCGGGGCCGGGTACGCGGCCGCCTCATCCTGCTCGGGCCGGCCTTCGTCGCCGCGGTCGCCTACGTCGACCCGGGCAACTTCGCCACGAACTCCACCGCCGGCGCGCGCTACGGCTACCTGCTGGTCTGGGTCGTCGTGGCGGCGAACCTGGCCGCCATGCTGGTGCAGACGCTCACCGCCAAGCTCGGCCTGGCGACCGGCCGCAGCCTGCCCGAGCTGTGCCGCGAGCACCTGCCTCGGCCGGTCAACCGGGTCATGTGGGTCCAGGCCGAACTGGTGGCCATGGCCACCGACCTGGCCGAGGTGATCGGCGGCGCCGTCGCCCTCTACCTGCTCTTCGGCATCCCGCTGCTGGCCGGCGGCCTGATCGTCGGCGCGGCCGCGTTCGCCGTCCTCGCGTTGCGCGCGCGGGGTTTCCGGGCGTTCGAGATCGCGATCGCCGTGCTGCTCGGCGTGATCGTCCTGGCCTTCGCCGTGAACCTGCTCAGCGCGCGGCCCGACGTGTCCGCCGCGGCCGGCGGGCTGCTGCCCCGGATGCAGGGCACCGACAGCATGATGCTGGCCGCCGGCATCCTCGGCGCGACGGTGATGCCACACGTCATCTACGTGCACTCCGCGCTGACCCCGAACCGCATCCCCGCGGCCGACGAGACCGAGCGGCGGATCGTGGCGAAGGGCCTGCGCACCGACGTGCTGCTCGCCCTGAGCGCCGCCGGCGCGGTCAACCTGGCCATGCTGCTCGTCGCGGCGTCCACCTTCCACGGCAGCGGGATCCCCGGCACCGACACCCTGGAGGGCGTCCACGCCGGTCTTGCCGGCAGCCTCGGCGCGGTGGCGGCGCTCGGCTTCGCGGTGGCGCTGCTGCTGTCCGGGCTGGCCTCGACCAGCGTCGGCACCTACGCCGGCGAGGTCATCATGCAGGGCTTCCTGCGCCGCCGCGTACCGCTGGTGGTGCGCCGGCTGGTCACCCTGGTGCCCGCGCTGCTGGTGCTCGCCGTCGGCGTCGACCCGACCCGGGCCCTCGTGCTGTCGCAGGTGGTGCTGAGCTTCGGCATCCCGTTCGCGCTGATCCCGGTGGTGGCCTTCACCCGCCGCCGGGACCTCATGGGGAGCCTGGTCAACCGCCCGGCCACGACCGCCGTCGCGTCGGTGATCACCGCGCTCGTGGTGGCGCTCAACCTGTTCCTGCTCTGGCAGCTGGTCGCCTGA
- a CDS encoding GNAT family N-acetyltransferase: MTVAIHRRQDPRLGEFGLRPLDPDVDAALLHGWVTHPKAVFWMMQDADVARVAAEYRRIAAHPHHDAYLGFWQGRPAFLAERYDPAEVELVGLYDPVEGDVGMHFLCAPAEAPVHGFTLAVLTTVLDWLFADPATRRVVVEPDVRNTAVHALNAAVGFTVVGPIAKPEKTALLSVCTRAQFLAATR, encoded by the coding sequence ATGACCGTGGCCATCCACCGCCGGCAGGACCCGCGCCTCGGCGAGTTCGGCCTCCGCCCGCTCGACCCGGACGTCGACGCCGCGCTGCTGCACGGCTGGGTCACCCACCCCAAGGCGGTGTTCTGGATGATGCAGGACGCCGACGTCGCCCGGGTGGCCGCGGAGTACCGACGGATCGCCGCGCACCCGCACCACGACGCGTACCTCGGGTTCTGGCAGGGCCGGCCGGCTTTCCTCGCCGAGCGCTACGACCCCGCCGAGGTCGAGCTGGTCGGCCTCTACGACCCGGTCGAGGGCGACGTCGGGATGCACTTCCTCTGCGCGCCCGCCGAGGCGCCGGTGCACGGCTTCACCCTCGCCGTGCTCACCACGGTGCTGGACTGGCTCTTCGCCGATCCGGCCACCCGCCGGGTGGTGGTCGAGCCCGACGTGCGCAACACCGCCGTGCACGCGTTGAACGCGGCCGTCGGCTTCACCGTCGTCGGCCCGATCGCCAAGCCCGAGAAGACCGCCCTGCTGAGCGTCTGCACCCGCGCGCAGTTCCTGGCCGCCACCCGTTGA